One Mycolicibacterium pulveris genomic region harbors:
- a CDS encoding AMP-binding protein: MRDTYAAAPSYAAGSTDVPLLEETIGANFERTVSAHPDVEALVDVGSGRRWTYAELNTEIDVVARGLMASGVAAGDRVGIWAPNCAEWTILQYATAKIGAILVTVNPAYRTHELSYVLGHSGIRMLVAATEFKTSNYRQMVEEVRPQAPDLTEVVFIGTDDWQRLRQRADGVPVDDLRSRMSALTPSDAINIQYTSGTTGAPKGAVLSHRNILNNGFFVTELINLRPHDRLCIPVPFYHCFGMVMGNLGVTTHGATMVIPAPGFDPAATLAAIESERCTAVYGVPTMFVAMLAHPDLADRDVSSLRTGIMAGATCPMELMKRCINELNMSEVAIAYGMTETSPVSCQTRIDDDLERRTATVGRVHPHVEIKVVDPDTGATVRRGMPGEFCTRGYSVMTGYWNDEAKTREAIDEDGWMHTGDLAVMREDGYCQIVGRIKDMVIRGGENVYPREIEDFLHSHPDIEDVQVIGVPDDVYGEEICAWIKMRSGCEPLDAAAVREYATGKLAHYKIPRYVRVVDEFPMTVTGKVRKVDMRAETIRMLNL, encoded by the coding sequence CTGCGCGACACGTACGCCGCGGCACCGTCCTACGCGGCGGGATCGACCGACGTTCCGCTGCTCGAGGAGACCATCGGGGCCAACTTCGAACGCACGGTCTCGGCTCATCCCGACGTCGAGGCGCTCGTCGACGTCGGCTCCGGCCGCCGCTGGACCTATGCCGAGCTCAACACCGAAATCGACGTCGTGGCAAGGGGTTTGATGGCCAGCGGGGTCGCCGCGGGTGACCGGGTCGGGATCTGGGCGCCCAACTGCGCGGAATGGACGATCCTGCAGTACGCCACCGCGAAGATCGGCGCGATCCTGGTGACGGTCAACCCCGCCTACCGCACCCACGAGCTGTCGTACGTGCTGGGGCACTCCGGCATCCGGATGTTGGTGGCGGCAACGGAGTTCAAGACGTCGAACTACCGGCAGATGGTCGAAGAGGTGCGCCCGCAGGCGCCGGACCTGACCGAGGTGGTGTTCATCGGCACCGACGACTGGCAACGGCTGCGGCAACGGGCCGACGGCGTCCCGGTCGACGACCTGCGGTCACGGATGAGCGCGTTGACACCGTCGGACGCCATCAACATCCAATACACGTCGGGCACAACGGGTGCCCCGAAGGGCGCGGTGCTGTCGCACCGCAACATCCTCAACAACGGGTTCTTCGTCACCGAGCTCATCAACCTGCGGCCGCACGATCGGCTGTGCATCCCGGTGCCGTTCTACCACTGCTTCGGCATGGTGATGGGCAATCTCGGGGTCACCACGCACGGCGCGACCATGGTGATTCCGGCGCCCGGCTTCGATCCCGCGGCGACGTTGGCCGCCATCGAAAGCGAGCGCTGCACCGCCGTTTACGGGGTGCCGACCATGTTCGTGGCGATGCTCGCCCACCCGGATCTGGCCGACCGCGACGTGTCGTCGCTGCGCACCGGAATCATGGCGGGCGCCACCTGCCCGATGGAGCTGATGAAGCGCTGCATCAACGAGCTGAACATGTCGGAGGTGGCGATCGCCTACGGCATGACCGAGACCTCGCCGGTGTCGTGTCAGACCCGCATCGACGACGACCTGGAACGGCGCACCGCCACCGTCGGGCGCGTGCACCCGCACGTCGAGATCAAGGTCGTCGATCCCGACACCGGGGCCACCGTGCGGCGCGGCATGCCGGGCGAGTTCTGCACCCGCGGCTACTCGGTGATGACCGGCTACTGGAATGACGAGGCCAAGACCCGCGAGGCCATCGACGAGGACGGCTGGATGCACACCGGCGATCTCGCCGTGATGCGCGAGGACGGCTACTGCCAGATCGTCGGGCGCATCAAGGACATGGTGATCCGCGGCGGCGAGAACGTCTACCCACGTGAGATCGAGGACTTCCTGCACTCACACCCCGACATCGAGGACGTCCAGGTGATCGGCGTTCCCGACGACGTCTACGGCGAGGAGATCTGCGCCTGGATCAAGATGCGGTCGGGCTGCGAGCCGTTGGACGCCGCCGCGGTGCGCGAGTACGCCACCGGAAAACTCGCGCACTACAAGATCCCGCGCTATGTCCGCGTCGTCGATGAATTCCCGATGACCGTCACCGGCAAGGTCCGCAAGGTGGACATGCGCGCGGAGACGATCCGGATGCTCAACCTCTGA
- a CDS encoding GAF domain-containing sensor histidine kinase: MTSGPRPGDAVRDLSEYALAADRELALLRELIQAASKGPGVEPLAAAAARMITAATASDVCFVHVLDDTDRSLTLAGATPPFDAEVGKIRLPLGQGISGWVASHREPVVITEDKESDPRYMPFQSLRGSDFTSMVSVPMETDPGGLVGVLNVHTVERRDFTDRDVELLLVIGRLIAGAMHQARLHRQLVARERAHEVFVEQVIEAQELERRRLAGDIHDGISQRLVTLSYRLDAATRADDPNIAAEQLGMARELVKLTLEEARAAISGLRPPVLDDLGLAGGLASLARSIPQIDIDVDLEETRLPDHIELALYRIAQECLQNVVKHANASGARLTFAVDAGESTPVARLEIVDDGVGFDTFEHPLGSDEMGGYGLLSMAERAEIVGGRLNIRSRPGAGTAVTATIPLPSAATTP; the protein is encoded by the coding sequence TTGACCTCCGGCCCACGACCCGGCGACGCGGTCCGCGACCTCAGCGAGTACGCGCTGGCCGCCGACCGCGAGCTGGCGCTGCTGCGCGAACTGATCCAGGCCGCCTCCAAGGGCCCAGGGGTCGAGCCGTTGGCCGCGGCGGCCGCGCGGATGATCACCGCGGCGACCGCCAGCGACGTGTGCTTCGTGCACGTGCTCGACGACACCGACCGCTCGCTGACCCTCGCGGGCGCGACGCCACCGTTCGACGCGGAGGTCGGCAAGATCAGACTGCCCCTGGGGCAAGGGATTTCGGGTTGGGTGGCCAGCCACCGCGAGCCGGTGGTGATCACCGAGGACAAGGAGTCCGATCCGCGGTACATGCCGTTTCAGTCGCTGCGCGGCTCGGACTTCACGTCGATGGTGTCGGTGCCGATGGAGACCGATCCGGGTGGTCTGGTCGGTGTGCTCAACGTGCACACCGTTGAGCGACGCGACTTCACCGACCGCGACGTCGAGCTGCTGCTGGTGATCGGCCGGCTCATCGCCGGCGCGATGCACCAGGCCCGGCTGCACCGCCAACTGGTCGCCCGCGAACGTGCGCACGAGGTGTTCGTCGAGCAGGTGATCGAGGCGCAGGAACTCGAACGCCGCCGGCTGGCCGGCGACATTCACGACGGCATCTCGCAGCGGCTCGTCACGCTGTCCTACCGCCTCGACGCCGCCACCCGCGCCGACGATCCGAATATCGCGGCCGAGCAGCTCGGCATGGCCCGCGAACTGGTGAAGTTGACGCTCGAGGAGGCGCGCGCGGCGATCAGCGGGCTGCGTCCGCCGGTGCTCGACGACCTCGGCCTCGCCGGCGGACTGGCCAGCCTTGCCCGCTCGATTCCGCAGATCGACATCGACGTCGACCTCGAGGAGACCCGGCTGCCCGACCACATCGAGCTCGCGCTGTACCGGATCGCGCAGGAATGCCTGCAGAACGTCGTCAAACACGCCAACGCCTCCGGCGCCCGGCTCACCTTCGCCGTCGATGCGGGCGAGTCCACGCCCGTGGCGCGCCTCGAAATCGTCGACGACGGCGTCGGTTTCGACACTTTCGAGCATCCGCTGGGCAGCGACGAGATGGGCGGCTACGGGCTGCTGTCGATGGCCGAACGCGCCGAGATCGTCGGCGGCCGGCTCAACATCCGGTCCCGACCGGGCGCAGGGACGGCCGTCACCGCGACGATCCCGCTGCCGTCCGCGGCCACCACCCCTTAG
- a CDS encoding HAD-IA family hydrolase has product MPTSQEKTWRAGRFWWDNAAPAAAVSQLRAVLFDLDALTDIECDGHRVAYNAAFAAHGLNFEWSVPRYRQLLALTDERQRVAAELRKRCVATESDVLTALLADDIYTTKTMMFDELVLAHDLAPRPGLADLLVEAFAAGVQVAVVTNGQRSWAEPLVRQLAGEGLVEVVVTAEDVKKTMPDPDAHRHALWELGLSAEDALAVSGSASGLRAANAAGLATVVITGEGTPEIPTAVAVRPDFDGSDPLRIAECQRLHANWWKTHKPSAA; this is encoded by the coding sequence ATGCCGACATCGCAGGAGAAGACCTGGCGCGCCGGACGCTTCTGGTGGGACAACGCAGCGCCGGCCGCGGCCGTCAGCCAGCTGCGCGCTGTCCTCTTCGACCTCGACGCGTTGACCGACATCGAGTGCGACGGGCACCGCGTGGCCTACAACGCCGCCTTCGCCGCCCACGGCCTGAACTTCGAGTGGTCGGTCCCGCGCTACCGCCAGCTGCTGGCGCTGACCGACGAGCGGCAGCGGGTGGCGGCCGAGCTGCGCAAGCGCTGCGTGGCCACCGAGTCCGACGTGCTGACCGCACTGCTGGCCGACGACATCTACACAACCAAGACGATGATGTTCGACGAGCTGGTCCTCGCACACGATCTCGCGCCGCGTCCCGGGCTGGCGGACCTGCTGGTGGAGGCGTTCGCGGCGGGCGTGCAGGTGGCCGTGGTGACCAATGGGCAGCGCAGTTGGGCGGAGCCGTTGGTGCGGCAGCTCGCCGGCGAGGGCCTCGTCGAGGTCGTGGTGACCGCCGAGGACGTGAAGAAGACGATGCCAGATCCCGACGCGCACCGGCACGCCCTCTGGGAGCTGGGGCTGTCCGCCGAGGACGCGCTGGCCGTCAGCGGCTCGGCGTCCGGGCTGCGCGCCGCCAACGCCGCGGGGCTGGCCACCGTCGTCATCACCGGCGAAGGCACCCCCGAGATCCCGACGGCGGTGGCCGTGCGGCCGGACTTCGATGGCAGCGATCCGTTGCGCATCGCCGAATGTCAACGGCTGCACGCCAACTGGTGGAAGACCCACAAGCCGTCGGCGGCGTAG
- a CDS encoding CoA-acylating methylmalonate-semialdehyde dehydrogenase, with protein sequence MTKQIPHFINGKRTAGESKRTADVLNPSTGKVQAKVSMASAADVDAAVAGAVEAQKEWAAWNPQRRARVMMKFIDLVNQNIDELAELLSLEHGKTLADSRGDVQRGIEVIEFSIGIPHLMKGEYTEGAGPGIDVFSMRQPLGVVAGITPFNFPAMIPLWKAGPALACGNAFILKPSERDPSVPLRLGELFIEAGLPPGVFQVVHGDKEAVDAILEHPTIAAVGFVGSSDIAQYIYAGAAANGKRSQCFGGAKNHMIVMPDADLDQAVDALIGAGYGSAGERCMAISVAVPVGEETADRLRARLVERINNLRVGHSLDPKADYGPLVTEAALQRVRDYIAQGVEAGAEIVVDGRERASDELQFGDDSLEEGFFIGPTLFDHVTTDMSIYTDEIFGPVLCIVRAHDYDEALRLPSEHEYGNGVAIFTRDGDAARDFVSRVQVGMVGVNVPIPVPVAYHTFGGWKRSGFGDLNQHGPHSILFYTKTKTVTQRWPSGIKDGAEFVLPTMK encoded by the coding sequence ATGACCAAGCAGATTCCACATTTCATCAACGGCAAGCGCACCGCCGGCGAGTCCAAGCGCACCGCCGACGTGTTGAACCCGAGCACCGGCAAGGTGCAGGCCAAGGTGTCGATGGCCTCGGCCGCCGACGTCGACGCCGCGGTCGCCGGCGCCGTCGAGGCGCAGAAGGAGTGGGCGGCGTGGAACCCGCAGCGACGGGCCCGGGTCATGATGAAGTTCATCGACCTGGTCAACCAGAACATCGACGAGCTCGCCGAACTGCTTTCCCTCGAGCACGGTAAGACGCTGGCCGACTCACGCGGAGACGTCCAGCGCGGCATCGAGGTCATCGAGTTCTCGATCGGCATCCCGCACCTGATGAAGGGCGAGTACACCGAGGGCGCGGGCCCGGGCATCGACGTGTTTTCGATGCGCCAGCCGCTCGGCGTGGTCGCGGGCATCACCCCGTTCAACTTCCCGGCGATGATCCCGCTGTGGAAGGCGGGTCCGGCGCTGGCGTGCGGAAACGCGTTCATCCTCAAGCCATCCGAGCGTGACCCTTCGGTGCCGCTGCGGCTGGGCGAACTGTTCATCGAGGCCGGCCTTCCGCCCGGTGTGTTCCAGGTGGTGCACGGCGACAAGGAAGCCGTCGACGCGATCCTCGAGCACCCCACCATCGCCGCCGTCGGGTTCGTCGGCAGCTCCGACATCGCGCAGTACATCTACGCGGGCGCGGCGGCCAACGGGAAGCGCTCGCAGTGCTTCGGCGGCGCCAAGAACCACATGATCGTCATGCCGGACGCGGACCTCGATCAGGCGGTCGACGCCCTGATCGGCGCCGGCTACGGCAGCGCCGGGGAACGTTGCATGGCGATCAGCGTGGCGGTCCCGGTCGGTGAGGAAACCGCCGATCGCCTGCGCGCCAGGCTGGTCGAGCGCATCAACAATCTGCGGGTGGGCCACAGCCTGGACCCCAAGGCCGACTACGGCCCCCTGGTTACCGAGGCCGCCCTGCAGCGGGTGCGCGACTACATCGCCCAGGGCGTGGAGGCCGGCGCCGAGATCGTGGTCGACGGCCGCGAACGCGCCAGCGACGAATTGCAATTCGGTGACGACAGCCTCGAAGAGGGCTTCTTCATCGGACCCACCCTGTTCGACCACGTCACCACCGACATGTCGATCTACACCGACGAAATCTTCGGGCCGGTGCTGTGCATCGTGCGCGCGCACGACTACGACGAGGCGCTGCGGCTGCCCTCCGAGCACGAATACGGCAACGGCGTCGCGATCTTCACCCGCGACGGCGACGCGGCCCGCGACTTCGTGTCCCGCGTGCAGGTCGGCATGGTCGGCGTCAACGTGCCGATCCCGGTGCCGGTGGCCTACCACACCTTCGGCGGCTGGAAACGCTCCGGCTTCGGCGACCTCAACCAGCACGGCCCGCATTCGATCTTGTTCTACACCAAGACCAAGACCGTCACCCAGCGGTGGCCGTCCGGCATCAAGGATGGCGCGGAGTTCGTGCTGCCGACCATGAAGTAG
- a CDS encoding MarR family winged helix-turn-helix transcriptional regulator: MASESWQPDHRDPIALARANWERAGWGDVADGMVAVTSVMRAHQILLARVETALRPYDLSFSRFELLRLLAFSRNGELPITKASDRLQVHVTSVTHAIRRLEADGLVERTPHPTDGRTTLVRITDLGRSTVEDATVTLNKEVFADIGMSEAESRALADSIETLRRNSGDF; this comes from the coding sequence GTGGCCTCCGAATCGTGGCAGCCTGACCACCGCGACCCCATCGCGCTGGCCCGCGCCAACTGGGAGCGCGCCGGATGGGGCGACGTCGCCGACGGCATGGTCGCGGTGACGTCGGTGATGCGTGCGCACCAGATCCTGCTGGCCCGGGTGGAAACCGCGCTGCGGCCTTATGACCTGAGCTTTTCGCGATTCGAGCTGCTGCGGCTGTTGGCGTTCAGCCGCAACGGGGAACTGCCGATCACCAAGGCGTCCGACCGGCTGCAGGTGCACGTCACCAGCGTCACCCACGCGATCCGGCGCCTGGAGGCCGACGGCCTGGTGGAGCGCACCCCTCATCCGACCGACGGCCGCACCACGCTGGTGCGGATCACCGATCTCGGCCGCTCGACCGTGGAGGACGCGACGGTGACCCTCAACAAGGAGGTGTTCGCCGACATCGGGATGTCCGAAGCCGAATCACGTGCGCTGGCCGATTCCATCGAGACACTGCGCCGAAACTCCGGCGACTTCTGA
- the mmsB gene encoding 3-hydroxyisobutyrate dehydrogenase has translation MGSWREQTRSCAWSSAEQKRPRPAQRHRRHRRLTMSTVAFLGLGHMGGPMAANLVAAGHTVHGFDPVPDLRDAAAGAGVQPFDSGAAAVDAADVVITSLPNGDIVKSCYAEALPAAKDGALFIDTSTISVDDARAVHQQALDRGLAQLDAPVSGGVKGATAGTLAFMVGGEDDAVERARPVLEPLAGKIIHCGPSGTGQAAKLCNNMVLAVQQIAIGEAFVLAEKLGLPAQSLFDVITGATGNCWAVHTNCPVPGPVPTSPANNDFKPGFATALMNKDLGLAMAAVKSTNAKAPLGSHAAQIYAEFNADHADKDFSAVIELLRS, from the coding sequence ATCGGATCCTGGAGGGAACAAACGAGATCATGCGCGTGGTCATCGGCAGAGCAGAAGCGGCCAAGGCCCGCGCAGCGACATAGGCGACATAGGAGATTAACCATGAGCACGGTCGCGTTTTTGGGGTTGGGCCACATGGGCGGGCCGATGGCGGCGAACCTTGTCGCCGCGGGCCACACCGTGCACGGGTTCGACCCGGTGCCGGACCTGCGGGACGCGGCCGCCGGGGCGGGCGTTCAGCCCTTCGACAGCGGCGCCGCGGCCGTCGATGCCGCCGATGTCGTCATCACCTCGCTTCCCAACGGGGACATCGTCAAATCGTGCTACGCCGAGGCGTTGCCCGCGGCGAAGGACGGCGCCCTGTTCATCGACACCTCGACGATCTCCGTCGACGACGCCCGCGCGGTGCACCAGCAGGCGCTCGACCGCGGTCTCGCCCAACTCGACGCGCCGGTGTCCGGCGGGGTGAAGGGCGCAACGGCGGGCACGTTGGCGTTCATGGTCGGCGGCGAGGACGACGCCGTTGAGCGGGCCCGGCCGGTGCTGGAACCGTTGGCGGGCAAGATCATCCACTGCGGGCCATCCGGCACGGGCCAGGCCGCCAAACTGTGCAACAACATGGTGCTCGCGGTGCAGCAGATCGCCATCGGCGAGGCGTTCGTACTGGCCGAGAAGCTGGGCCTGCCGGCCCAGTCCCTGTTCGACGTCATCACCGGCGCGACCGGCAACTGCTGGGCCGTGCACACCAATTGCCCGGTGCCGGGCCCGGTGCCGACCTCACCTGCCAACAACGACTTCAAGCCGGGGTTCGCCACCGCGTTGATGAACAAGGACCTCGGCCTGGCGATGGCCGCGGTCAAGTCGACGAATGCCAAAGCGCCGCTTGGCAGTCACGCCGCGCAGATCTACGCCGAGTTCAACGCCGACCACGCCGACAAGGATTTCAGCGCGGTGATCGAACTGCTGCGCAGCTGA
- a CDS encoding nitroreductase family protein produces MADIPTAIPTAEEALARVNMPLVEAMMTQRAVRRVLPDPVDDAVVLKCIELALRAPTGSNGQNWEFIVVKDRSVKEQLGRRYRQAWSLYGAIGRRVVAGDESMQKMLRATQWQVDHFGEIPVLVVPCLRGGMRLPYAPSPFVGETTFFGSIYPSVQNLLLAARAMGLGASLITLPLWSVTSARRILGLPLTVTPVCVVPLGWPRGRYGPTTRKPVQEVVHLDGYGNRAWLDASSGNR; encoded by the coding sequence ATGGCCGACATTCCCACCGCCATTCCGACCGCCGAAGAAGCGCTCGCCCGCGTGAACATGCCTCTGGTCGAGGCGATGATGACCCAGCGCGCGGTGCGCCGCGTGCTTCCCGATCCCGTCGACGATGCCGTCGTGCTCAAGTGCATCGAGTTGGCGCTGCGGGCCCCGACCGGGTCCAACGGGCAGAACTGGGAATTCATCGTGGTGAAGGACCGGAGCGTCAAGGAGCAACTCGGCAGGCGGTATCGCCAAGCTTGGTCGCTCTACGGCGCGATCGGCCGGCGCGTCGTCGCAGGGGACGAATCGATGCAGAAGATGCTGCGGGCCACGCAATGGCAGGTCGACCATTTCGGCGAGATCCCGGTCCTTGTCGTGCCGTGCTTGCGCGGCGGCATGCGGTTACCGTACGCGCCGTCCCCGTTCGTGGGGGAGACGACGTTCTTCGGTTCGATCTATCCCAGCGTGCAGAATCTGTTGCTGGCCGCACGGGCGATGGGGCTCGGCGCGTCGCTGATCACCCTGCCGCTGTGGAGCGTGACGTCTGCGCGACGAATCCTGGGCCTGCCGCTGACGGTGACGCCGGTGTGCGTCGTGCCGCTCGGTTGGCCGCGCGGTCGATACGGACCCACGACCCGCAAGCCGGTCCAAGAGGTCGTCCACCTCGACGGGTACGGCAACCGCGCCTGGCTCGACGCGTCGTCGGGCAACCGCTGA
- a CDS encoding acyl-CoA dehydrogenase family protein yields MDYFGLDDDERVIAETAASFAEKRLAPHALEWDATKHFPTDVLREAAELGMAAIYCRDDVGGSELRRIDAVRIFEELAKADPTVAAFLSIHNMCAWMVDTFGTHEQRKSWVPRLASMEAIASYCLTEPGAGSDASALRTKAVRAGGDYVLDGVKQFISGAGSSDVYVVMARTGEDGPRGISTFLVEKDSPGLSFGADELKMGWNAQPTAQVVFEGVRVPADAMLGGADGEGTGFGIAMQGLNGGRINIAACSLGGAQAAHDKATRYLADRHAFGGALLDEPTIRFTLADMATALQTSRVLLWRAATALDENHPRKVELCAMAKRYVTDSCYDVADQALQLHGGYGYLREYGLEKIVRDLRVHRILEGTNEIMRVVIGRAEAAKARAAT; encoded by the coding sequence GTGGATTACTTCGGGCTCGACGACGACGAGCGGGTGATCGCCGAGACGGCGGCCTCGTTCGCCGAGAAGCGCCTCGCGCCACACGCTTTGGAGTGGGATGCCACCAAGCACTTCCCCACCGACGTGTTGCGCGAGGCGGCCGAGCTCGGCATGGCGGCGATCTACTGCCGCGACGACGTCGGCGGCAGCGAGCTGCGCCGGATCGACGCGGTGCGGATCTTCGAGGAACTCGCCAAGGCCGATCCCACCGTCGCGGCGTTCCTGTCGATCCACAACATGTGCGCCTGGATGGTCGACACCTTCGGCACCCACGAACAACGCAAGTCGTGGGTGCCGAGGCTGGCGTCGATGGAGGCCATCGCCAGCTACTGCCTGACCGAACCCGGCGCGGGGTCCGACGCGAGCGCGTTGCGCACCAAGGCCGTCCGCGCCGGCGGTGACTATGTGCTCGACGGCGTCAAACAGTTCATCTCCGGCGCCGGGTCGTCCGACGTTTACGTGGTGATGGCCCGCACCGGCGAGGACGGACCTCGCGGCATCTCGACCTTCCTCGTCGAAAAGGACTCGCCCGGGCTGAGTTTCGGCGCCGACGAGCTGAAGATGGGCTGGAACGCCCAGCCGACCGCGCAGGTGGTCTTCGAAGGCGTCCGGGTGCCCGCCGACGCGATGCTCGGCGGCGCCGACGGTGAAGGCACGGGCTTCGGCATCGCGATGCAGGGCCTCAACGGCGGCCGGATCAACATCGCCGCGTGTTCGCTGGGCGGCGCGCAGGCCGCCCACGACAAGGCGACGCGGTACCTCGCCGATCGCCACGCGTTCGGCGGTGCGCTGCTCGACGAGCCGACCATCCGGTTCACCCTCGCCGACATGGCCACCGCGTTGCAGACCTCGCGAGTGCTGTTGTGGCGCGCGGCCACCGCGCTCGACGAGAACCACCCGCGGAAAGTGGAGTTGTGCGCGATGGCCAAACGCTATGTCACCGACTCCTGCTACGACGTCGCCGACCAGGCGCTGCAGTTGCACGGCGGCTACGGATATCTGCGCGAGTACGGGCTGGAGAAGATCGTCCGCGATCTGCGGGTGCATCGGATCCTGGAGGGAACAAACGAGATCATGCGCGTGGTCATCGGCAGAGCAGAAGCGGCCAAGGCCCGCGCAGCGACATAG
- a CDS encoding response regulator, giving the protein MTATAEPVRIVLVDDHEMVIEGLKAMLAAFSERVVVVGQAVGAERALSVIDELDPDIVLCDVRMEGSSGLDLCLELRERHPDRKVVMLSVYDDEQYLFQALRVGASGYLLKSISSDELVRQLEFVHRGETAIDPGMAARAADTAARLQRDEFWPGARQGLTQRESEILSFVVNGLSNRAIATKLVIGEETVKSHLSSIYRKLGVSDRTGAVATALREGIYR; this is encoded by the coding sequence ATGACCGCGACGGCCGAACCGGTACGAATTGTGCTGGTAGACGACCACGAGATGGTGATCGAAGGGCTCAAGGCGATGCTTGCCGCGTTCTCCGAACGCGTCGTGGTGGTCGGCCAGGCCGTGGGTGCTGAGCGTGCGCTCAGCGTGATCGACGAGCTCGATCCCGACATCGTGCTGTGTGACGTGCGGATGGAGGGTTCCAGCGGCCTGGATCTGTGCCTTGAACTGCGTGAACGCCACCCCGACCGCAAGGTCGTGATGCTGTCGGTCTACGACGACGAGCAGTACCTCTTTCAGGCCTTGCGGGTGGGCGCGTCCGGGTACCTGCTCAAGAGCATCAGCAGCGACGAGCTGGTGCGCCAGCTCGAGTTTGTGCACCGCGGCGAGACCGCGATCGACCCCGGCATGGCCGCCAGGGCCGCCGACACCGCCGCGAGGTTGCAGCGCGACGAGTTCTGGCCCGGCGCGCGCCAAGGCCTGACCCAACGCGAGAGCGAAATCCTGTCGTTCGTCGTCAACGGGCTGTCGAACCGGGCGATCGCCACCAAACTGGTGATCGGCGAGGAAACCGTCAAGAGCCACCTGAGCTCGATCTACCGCAAGCTCGGGGTCAGCGACCGCACCGGCGCGGTGGCCACGGCGCTACGCGAAGGGATCTACCGTTGA